The region AGCAGCCCAGCACGCCGATCTCGGCCGAGATTACGAGGCTCACAGGTATTACCGATGATATGGTCGAGGGGCAGTTAATCGACATGCAGCGGGTTCGCGAGCTTATCGAGCCCGCGGATCTCGTGATAGCACACAACGCCGGTTTTGACCGGCCGTTCTGCGAGGCATTCTCAAATATCTTCGCCAATAAGGCTTGGGCTTGTTCCGTTTGCGAGATCGACTGGAATGCCCGCGGTTTCGAGGGCACGAAGCTCGGATATCTGATTGGGCAGGCCGGCTATTTCCACGATGGTCATCGTGCCGTTGACGATTGTTTTGCGCTACTTGAGGTTCTTGATCGATGCGTTGGAGAGGACGAAGGGCCATTTGCGGAGTTGCTTCGCACAAGCGGACAATCAAGGGTTCGTATTTTTGCCGAGCATAGTCCATATGAGATGAAGGATCATCTCAAGGGCAGGGGATACCGCTGGTCCGACGGCAGCGACGGCCGCCCGAAATCATGGTGGATAGAAATCGGCGTAGATGAGTTCCGCGACGAGCTTCACTATCTTCGCTCTGAAATCTACCGCTGGGAAGATGCCGATCCGCCAGTCCAGCATTTGACCGCTTTTGATCGTTACAAGGCATAACTGCGTTCGTAGAACCAGGAGAGTGCCATGCATCAGCTTCAGCTTGAATCTCTTCTATCAAGGTGGGCGATGCCAATTGAGGCAATCGGTATCGCTTCGACGCCGTTCTCCAAAGGGAAAGCCTGATATCCAGGATAAACGAC is a window of Rhizobium jaguaris DNA encoding:
- a CDS encoding 3'-5' exonuclease, whose translation is MASQLDMFANQVVEMRSERQDTPARSKRQAVPVPLTEEEMVSRLEDGGQYRVLRKLSPRQLTVSKRPEFRQVGVILDTETTGLNYRDDEIIEIGLVAFTFDGIGKIGDVIGVYGGLQQPSTPISAEITRLTGITDDMVEGQLIDMQRVRELIEPADLVIAHNAGFDRPFCEAFSNIFANKAWACSVCEIDWNARGFEGTKLGYLIGQAGYFHDGHRAVDDCFALLEVLDRCVGEDEGPFAELLRTSGQSRVRIFAEHSPYEMKDHLKGRGYRWSDGSDGRPKSWWIEIGVDEFRDELHYLRSEIYRWEDADPPVQHLTAFDRYKA